The region GAGTAAAGAAAATTTGAGGAAAAAAAATAGAGAATTGATTAATCCAATTCTCTATTTTCTGTATTCTTTTTAAAAGCTACAATTTTGTCATGTTGGTAGCCAAAGTTTCGATAAACTTTCCAATAGGTCCTTTGATCATCATGGCCATCATAGGATTGAAATCACCTTCAAAATCAAGTTTCACAGCGCTTGAATTCTCGGATACTGAATCTATGTTAGCCACTAAGGTAAACGGAAGCTTGTCGCTTGCAGCGCCCAGAACCACTTTGTTTGGAGCTACTTTTTCTTTCATCTTTAGTTTTATTTCTGGCATGCCTTTTAATCCAAAAATAAAAGCATCATCTCCAATGACTTCAAACTTGGCAATGTTTTCAGGCATCAATCTTTCGAAATTTTTGACGTCAGTTAACAGCTCAAATAATTCTTGAGCCGATTTACCTACATTAACTTTAGGACTTTCTAAATTCATATTTTCTTTTTTTTATTTCTAAATTACGTCCCAAGTAGAAGGAGTAACGCTCCATTCTCTTAATGTTTGTTCTTCTTTTTCAGTAATATAACTTTTGGCAACAGCTAAATTTAGTAAATTTTGATAATTGCTCAAAGTGTATAAATCCAGTTTAGCGTTCTTAAAGTTTTGTTCGGCAACATCAAATCCATAAGTAAATATGGCGGCCATCCCTTTTATGTTGGCTCCGGCGGCACGCAAAGCCTCAACGGCCATCAGGCTGCTGTTTCCGGTACTAATTAAATCTTCAACAACAACAACATTCTGTCCTTTTTGAAGAAAGCCTTCTACTTGGTTTTGTCGACCGTGTTTTTTGGCTTCTGGGCGAACATATACAAAAGGAAGCCCCATGCTCTCGGCAACCAGCATACCAATTCCTATTGCTCCGGTTGCTACACCAGCAATAACATCTGGCTTGCCAAATTGTTTTTCAATGTTTTTAGAAAATTCATCACGCACATAATTTCTTATGGCTGGAAATGAAAGGATTAACCTATTGTCACAATAAATAGGTGATTTCCATCCGGAAGCCCATGTAAAAGGATTTCCTGGATTCAATTTAATTGCATTTATTTGTAAAAGCAATTCGGCTGTTTTTTCGGCTGTATCTTTATTAAAAATCATAGTACAAATGTATAAAGTTTTTGTGAACGACAAACCACTTTTTTTGACAAATAAAATATCAAAAGAAACCGATTTTCAATTGTTTTTATTAGAAAGCGTTGATATAGTTCAGCTTATAATTAAAATTTTTCAAAATAAAATTCAAAAAGCCTATCTCTATCATCCCGATGAAAAAGAAATTTTAAAGACTTTAAAGACAAAAATTCCCGTATGCAAGGCAGGAGGTGGCTATGTTTATAATAAAAAGGGAGAGGTTTTATTCATTTTTAGAAACGGAAAATGGGATTTACCCAAAGGCGGAATAGAAAAAGGGGAAGACATCGAAGATACCGCGATGCGTGAGGTAGAAGAGGAAACAGGAGTCAATGGATTAAGAGTTACCAAAAAATTACAAAAAACATATCATGTTTTTAAGCGCAATGGTAAATACAAATTAAAAATTACCCATTGGTTCGAAATGCAATCTAATTTTGAAGGTATACCGCAAGGTCAATTAGAAGAAGGAATCGAAAAAGTAGCTTGGTTGAAACCAGAAGAAATTCCCAGTGCATTGAAAAATTCTTATGAAAATATCAAATTATTGTTTGAAGAAGAAAAACTCCCGAAATAGGAGTTTTCTTTTTAGTTTAAAATGCGGTAAACCGGATATTGTAAATGTGCTTTTTCATAATAGACAGAATGTTTGTAAATCCAGTCCAGTTGTGCTTCGGGATTTTTGGCAAAAGTAGCATCGGATGTTTTTTTCTGTTCTAATTCTGTTTTGAGTTTCGGGTTGTCTTTTAAAATTTGGGCGGCCGTGTCCTCAAAAATATAATCGGAGTAGCCTTCTTTTTGTTGGAGCATGGTGTCAAAAAAATTCCAATTAAAGAAAGAGTCAATTCCTTCCGGTTCTAATGTTTCCAATAAAAATTTCACGCCTTTTTGTTTGGTTGAAAAAACATAATCCCCTTTGGCGAAAGCCAGTTTTTTCTTTTCAGAGGCAATTTGAGTTTCTCGATGCAAATAATGTCCTTCATAAGCGGAATTCGCCGTTTTGAAATCCACAATTCGATAGCTCTCTACTTCAATAAGACTGTCTTTTTCTAGCTGAGTATAAGCGATGTTATTGTTTTTTAGTATGTCGATAACATTCCAAAATGCCTTTGGAATAATATAAGCTTCGGGAATTTGAATTTCTTTTAGCGATTTGAATTCCTTTAAATAAGGAATGTCTTTTTTGTAGGGTTTGTTTCTGTCGTAATAGAGTCTGTTTCCTGTGGTGGCCTCACTTTTTTTATGTCGGGCTTCAAAACCTAAGAACGAAAATGAACTCACTTTGGTCGTGTCAATTCCCCATTTGATAGTATAGGATTTTTTTGGAGCATATTGTTCTTCGTTTTTCAAACGCATTTGTTTGATTTTTTGATAATTGCGATCCATAAAATCAAGTGTTGTGCTCATGTATTCGTAGGTTACTTTTACGCGATCGGCATATTTTTTTAGCATGTGAGTTTCCACGACAAAACCTATCGTATTGAATAGGGAAGTGTAGCCCGTAGAATAGCGCGGACTGTCAAAAAACTGTGCAAAACCATTATCAGGAGTTTCGCTAAAAGCATTTACGTATGGAGTGGTTTCTATGTTTTTTTGTTGTAAATTAAGAACCAGCGATGGCATCATTTCGGTACTCATATAATCGCCTAAAACGGTGCCTAATTTATTTTGTTGGGTCATGATATAGGTCAATTTGTATTGGTAATCGGCGCCATTGCTTACATGATTGTCAATAAAAACATCAGGATTCAACTGGTGAAATATTTCTGTGAAGCTTCTCATATTTCGGGTGTCCGATTTGATGAAATCCCGGTTCAAATCATAATTTCGTCCGTTGCCTCTAAATCTATAGATTTCCGGTCCGTCCTGATTGGCTCTTGAAGTTGAATTTCTGTTTAAGGCGCCTCCAATATTATATACCGGAATAGTTACTAAAACGGTGTTTTTAGGAGTTTTAATTTTGCCTAGAGCCAAGTCGCGAAACAATTGCATGGTGGCGTCGATTCCGTCCGGCTCTCCGGCATGTATGCCATTATTGATTAGAAGGATGGCTTTATTTTTTTGAATTTCTTCAAAATTAAAATTCTTTTCGGGGTTGAAAGTGATAATGTGTAAGGGTTCTCCGCTGTCATTTGTTCCTTTTTTCTCCATTTTTATCGAAGGAAAATCTTTGGCCAGCAAAGAATAATAAGCAATGGTTTCCTGATAAGTTGCGGTTTGGTTTCCATTTCCTTTTTCGAAAAAAGTGGCGTATTTGTTGTTTTTTTGAGCAATAATAGTCATTGAAAACAGCAGGAAACTAAAAGTAAGGAATCTCATATTCAATTTTTTGTAGTGTAAGTCAAATGTAATATTTTTTTAATTGAATTTTCAGACGAAAATTGTACGAATGTATTTTAAGAACTGAAATTAGGCCTGAATTCTAAAAACTGAACAGTGACGACTTTTTTTGAGTACTTTTGCAAAATGAATAAGAAACACCATTCCAATAATATACTTTTGAATTTAGGCATCGAAAGCCTAAACGAAATGCAAGAAGTGGCCCAAGATGCTATTTTAAATGATAATAATGTTTTATTGCTTTCCCCAACGGGTTCAGGTAAAACTTTGGCTTTTTTACTGCCTGTTTTAGAAATGTTACAACCGGAAATCCAGTCGGTTCAATGTTTAATTTTGGTTCCTTCAAGGGAATTGGGATTGCAGATTGAACAGGTTTGGAAAAAAATGGGGACAGATTACAAAGTAAACGTCTGCTATGGCGGTCATTCGATCGATACCGAAATCAAGAATTTGAGCAATCCACCAGCCGTTTTAATAGGAACTCCGGGAAGAATTGCAGACCATATTGATAGAGGAACTTTTCGTTTGGACAAAATTCAAACCTTAATTTTAGATGAATTTGACAAATCTTTGCAATTGGGTTTTCATGAGCAAATGTCTTTTATCATTGGAAAATTAACCAAGTTGAACAAACGTGTTTTGGTTTCGGCGACTTCCGATATTGAAATTCCAAAATATACAAGAGTGGTGAATCCAACTGTTTTGGATTTTATTCCGGAACAGCAAGAAGAAACGAATCTTTCGACGAAAATGGTCGTTTCGAAAGAAAAAGACAAGATGGGAAGCCTGTTTAATTTGATATGCTCTCTGAAATCAGAATCGGCTATTGTTTTTTGCAATCATCGTGATGCCGCCGAACGTATCAGCGACATTTTGAACGAAAAAGGAATTTATGCGACCTATTATCATGGCGGCATGGATCAGGAAGAGCGCGAACGCGCTTTGATCCAATTTCGTAACGGAAGCATGAGCTATTTGATTACCACCGATTTAGCAGCCCGTGGATTGGATATTCCTGAAATGAACCACGTTATCCATTATCATTTGCCATTAAAGGAAGATGAATTTACTCATAGAAACGGACGTACGGCTCGTATGACGGCTTCGGGAACGGCTTATATCATTGCTCACGAGAGCGAGAAAAAGTTAGATTATATTGATTATGGGATGGAGGTTTTCAATGTGGAAAACGCCATTTCATTGCCAAAACCACCACAATTTCAAACAATTTACATCAGTGGTGGAAAGAAAAATAAATTGAATAAAATTGATATCGTAGGTTTCTTTTCCCAAAAAGGGAAACTGGAAAAAGGCGATTTGGGATTAATTGAAGTGAAAGATTTTATTTCCTTTGCCGCCGTAAAATTCAATAAAGTGAAAGACTTGCTTCACAATGTAAGGGACGAAAAAATGAAAGGCAAAAAGTTTAAAATAGAAGTTGCTCGAAAAGTGATTAAAAAGGAAGAGGAGTAATTTTTTAGTGTTCGGTAATCAGTATTCAGTTTTGGGTTGTGATTAAATGAATGCTATCGAAAATCAGCATAAAAAAACGTTAGCAGTATATTTTTTGCTAACGTTTTTTTGTAAAAATGATTCACTGACCACTTAACACTGATCACTGCAAACTAAATTATAATTTCTTAACGTATTGTGTAATAATTACAATAGTTTGTCCGTCAACTTTTCCTTCTATATATTCGGCATTTTCATGGTCTAAACGGATGTTACGCACTGCAGTTCCCTGTTTGGCCACCATGCTCGATCCTTTTACTTTCAGGTCTTTGATTAAAACAACTGAATCTCCATGTTCTAGGATTACGCCGTTACTGTCTCTGTGAATGATTTTATTTTCGTCGTCTTCGCCTTCACCAGTTGCCTGAGCCCATGCCAAGGTGTCTTCGTCAAAATACATTTGATCAATTAATTCTTGAGGCCAACCTGCAGCACGCAAACGGCTTAACATTCTCCAAGAAACTACTTGCACTGCCGTATGTTCGCTCCACATACTGTCATTTAAACATCTCCAATGGTTTAGATCTTCGTGACCCGGATTTTCAATTTGGTCTATACAGGTACTACAAGCCATTATTGCTTCGTCAATTCCGCCTTTTTGTGTAGGTAAAACTTGATACACTTTTAGGTTCTCGGTAGCGCCACATAATTCACATTTTGCTCCACTGCGCTTGTTTAATTCTCTATCGATACTCATTATTGAAATTTATTTTTTTTGCGAAAATACGCTTATTCGGCACTCATTGCAAATTTATGGTTCTTATTTAGGTTTTAAAAAAGCTTAGTTCTTTTTTGCTGTCTTATTCTTTCTGCCTTCTGAATACTGTACACTCTTAACTGAACACTATTTAATTCTCACCGCTTTAGGAACTAGCATTTCATATTCTCCGCCATTTCGGATTACGTCTCTTACAATACTCGAACTGATGTATGAGGTTCTTGCTGCGGTTAACAAGAATACGGTTTCTATTTTAGATAAATGCCTGTTGGTGTGTGCGATGGCTTTTTCGAATTCAAAGTCGGCGGGATTACGCAAACCACGCAAAATGAAATCGGCTTTCATTTTGTGACATAAGTCGATCGTCAAACCTTCATAAGTAATTACGCTCACTTTAGGTTCGTTCTTGAAAGTTTCTTCGATGAATCTTTTTCGCTCTTCGAGAGGAAACATGTACTTTTTTTCGGCATTGACACCAATGGCAATTACAATTTCATCAAATAGAGAAACGCCTCTTTTGATGATGTCTTCATGACCTAAGGTAATGGGATCAAAAGATCCGGGAAATATGGCTTTTCTCATTTGGTGTTTATTTATGCCAAGGCAAGTTCAATAGCATTAGTGAATAAATCTTCCAATGTAATGCCTGCTGCGGCAGCTTGTTGCGGAATCAAACTTTCGGAGGTTAATCCCGGAATGGTGTTCATCTCCAGCATGTATGGTTCGTCATTTACGATGATGAATTCAGTTCTGGAGAAGCCTTTCATTTTTAGTAACTCATAAGCACGTTTGGCGATAGCGCCTACTTTTTGGGTCATTTCGTCAGAAATTCTCGCAGGCGTTATTTCCTGTGATTTTCCTTGGTATTTGGCTTCATAATCAAAAAAATCATTGTCCGAAACGATTTCGGTGATGGGTAAGACAGTAATTTTTCCTTTGTAATTAATGACTCCCACGGTCACTTCGGTACCGTCTAGGAAACTTTCTATGATGATTTCGTTGTCTTCTTTGTAAGCGACTTCGATGGCAATAGGCAATTCGGATGCAGTTTTTACTTTTGAAATTCCAAAGCTGGAACCCGCCTTATTGGGTTTTACAAAGCAAGGCAATCCTACTTTTTTAATGATTTCGTCAGCATTGATTTCATCGCCTTTGTTTAAATAATAAGAAGTAGCGCTTTTGATGCCATAAGGTTTTAAAACCGAAAGAAAGTCTCTTTTATTGAAAGTCAGTGCCGATTGGTAATAATCGCAGGAGGTTTGTGGGATTTCCAATAATTGGAAATAGGCTTGCATGAGTCCGTCTTCGCCCGGAGTTCCGTGAATGGCGTTGAAAACACAGTCGAAACTAATTTTGTTGCCGTTTACCATTACCGAAAAATCATTTTTGTCAATGGGAAACTCAGCATCCGCATCGTCTACATAAACCCATTTTTCTTTGAAAATATGAATGCGAAAGCCGTTGTATTTTGTTTTGTCCAAATATTGATATACTACGTTTCCGCTAATAAGAGATATTTTATATTCGCTGGAATAGCCGCCCATGATAATGGCAATGTTTTTCATTCTTTTTTGTTTAAGGTTTCAGGTTTAAAGTTTTTAGGTTTAAACTCCAATTGATGGACTGTAATTATTAAAAAAAGGTTGTTTTGAAAAGAACTGCTTTTTTAGCCCCGATAGCAGCGACATCCTTTTCTTGTGCTCGTTTTTTTGACGAGGACAAGAAAAGATATAGCGGATAGCTGGAAATAGCTCCCAATCAAAAAAAGCGATTTTTTTGCTTAAACAAAATTATCATTTTTTTTGAAACGAATTAGCTATATCTTTGTCCGATTATAAAAATAAATTTATGAGTTTACGTAATTATCTTACTAGCCGTGTGTTTCTGTTGCAAGTATTTCTTGCCGTTTTGATTATTGCCGTATTGGGATACCTTTTTATGCATTGGTTAACTTTTACGACGGATCATGGGAATGAGATTTCAGTCCCTAATTTGAGTAAGCTGACTGAGGAACAAGTAGAAGAAAAATTAGATGCTTTAGATCTTTCTTATGTGCTGTTAGATAGTGTGGATTATAGAAATGATTATCCTAAATATTCTGTTGTACAGCAGGATCCTTTGCCGGGAGCGAAAGTGAAAGTAGGAAGAAAAGTCTATATAAAAATTAACAGTTCCGGATTTTCATCGGTGAAAGTGCCTGATTTAATTGAGAAAACCTACCGTGAAGCTGGCCCAACACTTAGAGCTTTGGGACTGGAAGAAGGCACGATTACTTATATTCCTAATCTGGGAAAAGATATGGTTCTGGAAATGCGTTTCAAAGGAAGAAACATAAAACCTGGAGATAAAGTTTTGAAATCTTCTAAGATCGATTTGGTTTTAGGCGACGGAAAAGCGAGTTATGAAGAGGAATTACCAACGGATAGCATTGCAAATCCAACACAAGAATTACCAAATGAACAATAATGTAGAGTCGATTGACTTAGAAGAAGAAGAATTATACGAACATTTTAAATTTGAGGTTCCTAAAGGGCAAGCGCCTTTGCGAATTGACAAATATTTGATGGGCTTGATTCAAAATGCAACCCGAAATAAAATTCAAAATGCCGCTACCGAAGGAAATATTTTTGTAAACGACGCCATTGTAAAGTCGAATTACAAAGTAAAAGCTTTTGACGTAGTACGTGTGATGCTCACGCATCCGCCTTATGAAAATCATATTATACCGGAGGATATTCCGTTGGATATTGTTTATGAAGACGATGCTTTGTTGTTGATCAATAAACAGCCCGGAATGGTGGTACATCCCGGCCACGGGAATTACACAGGGACTTTAGTTCATGCTTTGGCACATCATTTTGATAATTTGCCAATGAACAGCAGCGAGCGTCCCGGATTGGTTCATAGAATTGACAAAGACACTTCGGGTTTATTGGTGATTGCCAAAACCGAAGCAGCAATGACGCATCTTGCCAAACAATTTGAAGCCAAAACTTCCGAAAGGGAATATATCGCTTTGGTTTGGGGTAATGTAGCCGAAGAGCAAGGAACCATCGAAGGCAACTTGGCACGTCACCTGAAAGACCGCATGCAAATGGCTGTTTTTGCCGATCCCGAAATAGGAAAACCGGCCGTGACCCATTATAAAGTTTTGGAGCGTTTTGGTTATGTAACTTTGATTTCCTGCCAACTGGAAACGGGTAGAACCCACCAAATTCGTGCGCACATGAAACACATAGGACATCCGTTGTTTAACGACGAGCGTTATGGTGGTCATTTGATTCTGAAAGGAACTACTTTTACCAAATACAAACAGTTTATAGACAATTGTTTTAAAGCTTTGCCAAGACAAGCTTTGCACGCCAAAACATTAGGATTTGTGCATCCTACGACTGGCGAAATGATGCGTTTTGACACGGAACTGCCTCAGGATTTCAAAGATTGTATTGAGAAATGGAGAGGATATTCTAAATCGCATTCGACGGAAGAAGAGGAGTAATTGTGTCTTAAAGGAAGAGGCGTTTGTAACCAACTCTTTTGAAATAAATAAAAAATCCCTCTTGATGGAAATCAAGAGGGATTTTTTATTAAATGAAAGAATGCAAAAAACAAATTAACCCAAACATCAGAAGACTTGGTTGTTTTTTTATAAAGTATAACCAATTCTTAGATGTAAATGTGGGGTGTATTGGTTTCTTTTTCCGGCTCCATCTACGTTCTGGTAATTACCATTGTTATAGTTGTCTTTAAGATATACTACGCGGTAACCTAATCCAATTGCAGTTTCATAAGTAAAGTGATTACCTATTTGGCGTTTTATACCCCAAGTAGGAATAATAGCTAAATCAGCAGTTTTAGTTATGTTGTCATTTAAATTTACTACAAACCAATCTGGATGGTAACTAGTTTTAATCGAAATATAATTTCCACTATTTTTAGTTGTTATAAGGCCTTTCGTATTTCTTTTTTCTAAATTGTAATAATATCTTGGTTCTAATGTTAGTACCGGTTGTAAGATTAATCCAGCTCCATCATAATGATCACCTACTGTAAAATCATGTTCAATTCCTATTTCGCTTCTTAAAGCAATACTATTGGATAATTTACTTTCATTATTAAGCCAGATTCCGGCAAATCCAGTTTGAATTCCAAATATTGATTTTTCAACGGAATTATTTTGTGCGTTTACACCTAGTGAAAGTAATAAAATTGCAAAAGCTATTGTTTTTCTCATTTATAAATTGGTTTTGGATATTGTTAAAATTGAAATCCATAAGGTTCAGGCCTTACTTGAATTTTGAGGCTAAATTAATAATATTCCATATTATGACTACTAAATATTAAAAATATTCTCACAAAATATTTTGTAAGAATTTAATAAAATAAAAAGCCCTTTCCCGCAAATACGGAAAAGGGCTTTGTGATTTAATACAATGCTTTAAAAAGCAAGAGTTATTGCTATAGTTTTAGCGTATTTAAGTTTTTATCTACCAGTATCATTTGCAATGGCTTCAAGTTAAAGTTCAGTTTTTGTTTGGCTTTTAGTTTGATGATAAACAAATCTGAACTGCCTTCCAGAGTTTCCTTGTTTCCGGTATTTACAAAAGTAGGATACAATACTTTTTCACCGTTAGAGTGCAGTCTGTCATTGGTTAAGTTCTCCATTTTCTTAGTGTTGAAAGATTGGATTCCAACAAATTCATAGTCTGCCGTGTTGTAAGGAAGTGCAAAACTCAAGGCGTTTACTGATTTCAGGTTTTTACCGGAAACTTTCACTTCGATGATTTCGTCTTTATTGTAACTTTGTTTCGCTGTTGTCAAGGCAAGTTTTCCGGTAAGTTGCGCTATTTTAGCATCATTTACTCCGCCTTCCAAACGAGTAGCTACTACCGAAACATCATAAGCATCAATCAAGTTGTTTTTGTTTATATCTCCATTGCTTACATAACCTTCAAAATCGGCATCGCCTTTTCTTAATCCCATGTAATTGATGTAAGATGTAAAATCATTGTAGTCAACCAAACGGTCGTTGTTGATATCGCCCGGACGGTAACTTTCTGTTCCAGGAACTTTGAAAACATACAATTCACGGCCAGTGCCAAAATTACCAATAGCTTCACTAACAGCAATTTTTATAAAACGAGCAGTTGGTTGGTTGCTGAATTTAAAGCTTTTTACCTCTGCGTTATTTTTCCAATCAAATGCAGCTGCCTCAGTCCAATCCTGTTTGTCATGGCTGTAAAATACTTTTCCTTTGAGTAAATTACCGTTAGCGCCGCTTGTTCTTGGCAAATAGTCGAAACGATCCAATTGGTTGATGCTGTTTAGGTCGATAATCATTTCAAAAGGAACCGCTTTGGCATCCCATTTGGTATGCCACATATTAGCCTCATCATAATCAAATAATTGTTCAATTCCTGCGCCTTCCTGATCTGCCACATTCAATTGAGCCGTTATTCCTGTAACAGCAAATTCCAAAGGATTGTTTTTAGTTTTAGCGTTGAATGTAGTCCAAGTCGAATTTCCGCTTTTGTTTACCGCACGAACTTTAAAAGTATAGTCAGTTTCGGCGTTTAAGCCATCAAATAGCAATTCAGTTCCTTTGATGGTTGTATAGAGCATTCCATTGAATTCCACTTCGTAGAAATCGGCATTAGTTACTTTCTCCCAAGTAGGGTTTAAGGTATAAGCTTCGGTATTTGCCTCAGAAACCTGTGCGTTTTGTGGAGCGCTTAAAGTTCCATTAGTTATTTTATAAGTATCAGCTGGTGCAAAACGGAATCCTTTGATTTCAAGACTTAGGCTGTTTTCAGTAATATTGGTCGCAGCCAATTTTACTAAAATCTGAGGGTTTTTTGTAATTTTTACGTTTTCAAATTCGCTTCCTTTTGTCGAAAACTGATTCAAATTTGGTGCAGCGTCGTAAAAATACACATTCTCCTTATTTTGAAAATCAGCTAACGAAGCAGCTTTAGTTAATTTGATTTTGCTGTTGCCCATTTTAGCCGTTATTTTTTTAGGCTCTTGGGTCACATTAATTTTAAATTCGGTTACTTTTTCTTTTACAAAACCATCAAAATCGCCTGTTGTAGGCTGAATAGTCACTACAGCATTATCTTTTTTTACTTCAGATTCGATTAAAGTAAAAGCGCCTTTTCCGGCTTTATAGGCTTCCGAAATTCCGTCATCATCATATTCTGTGAACGAAGATTTTCCTTCAGGATAGATTTCGTAAATGCGTAAATTTTTATTGATTTCAGCCACATTGTTATTTGGATTTGTCATCGGAATAATGGCGCCGCTTTTTACAAAAACAGGCAATTTCCAAATAGGGCTATCAAATTCATTGATGATGCGGTTTCCTTCGTATTTCTCGCCGCTAAAATAGTCCACCCAAGTTCCTTCCGGTAAATAGATACCGTTGCGGATATCGTTTCCTTTATCATCGGATTTTGTTGCCTGATATATTGGCGCTATTAAGAAATTTGGGCCATACAAAAATTGGTATTGGGTTGATTTGCCTTGGGTATAGGCATTTTTCGATTCCAAAAACATTGCTCTGATCATTGGTAAACCGGTTAGGGCTTCTTTAGCAATACTATAAGTGTATGGCATAAGCTCCGATTTTAATTTCAGATAATGTCTATTAATAGAAGTTACAGGCTCGCCCAGTACATGTGGGTATTTTGGGTTAGAACCCCATCCGTCCATATTCAATTGCATTGGAGTGAAGGTTTTCCATTGGAAATCTCGGGTGTTTACAATTGGGTTTTTACCGCCAAAAATTCCATCAACATCCGAAGAAATATTA is a window of Flavobacterium acetivorans DNA encoding:
- a CDS encoding TIM-barrel domain-containing protein, whose translation is MKNNFRKIKPIAGVLFAVASSVSINNLQAQQPNNNPTVKTISQSNLKIIGAKKINPTTIAVSFSNNQKMLFDFYGENIFRLFQDNSGKGMRAPEAKPEAQILVDNTRKPVSTLNINEQQSELSIATATINIVFDKNTSLFKIINSKTNAVIVEETALPVFEEKQVILTLKENPNEYFYGGGVQNGRFSHKGKVISIENQNSWTDGGVASPTPYYWSSNGYGMMWYTFKKGKYDFGAKAKGSVQLSHDTDYLDVFFMVNEPITGLLNDFYQLTGNPVLLPKFGFYEGHLNAYNRDYWKESPKGILFEDGKTYVESQKDDSGIKESLNGEKNNYQFSARGVIDRYKNHDMPLGWILPNDGYGAGYGQTETLDGNIQNLKSLGDYARKNGVEIGLWTQSDLHPKEGISALLQRDIIKEVKDAGVRVLKTDVAWVGEGYSFGLNGVADAGIIMPKYGNNARPFIISLDGWAGTQRYATIWSGDQTGGVWEYIRFHIPTYLGSGLSGQPNISSDVDGIFGGKNPIVNTRDFQWKTFTPMQLNMDGWGSNPKYPHVLGEPVTSINRHYLKLKSELMPYTYSIAKEALTGLPMIRAMFLESKNAYTQGKSTQYQFLYGPNFLIAPIYQATKSDDKGNDIRNGIYLPEGTWVDYFSGEKYEGNRIINEFDSPIWKLPVFVKSGAIIPMTNPNNNVAEINKNLRIYEIYPEGKSSFTEYDDDGISEAYKAGKGAFTLIESEVKKDNAVVTIQPTTGDFDGFVKEKVTEFKINVTQEPKKITAKMGNSKIKLTKAASLADFQNKENVYFYDAAPNLNQFSTKGSEFENVKITKNPQILVKLAATNITENSLSLEIKGFRFAPADTYKITNGTLSAPQNAQVSEANTEAYTLNPTWEKVTNADFYEVEFNGMLYTTIKGTELLFDGLNAETDYTFKVRAVNKSGNSTWTTFNAKTKNNPLEFAVTGITAQLNVADQEGAGIEQLFDYDEANMWHTKWDAKAVPFEMIIDLNSINQLDRFDYLPRTSGANGNLLKGKVFYSHDKQDWTEAAAFDWKNNAEVKSFKFSNQPTARFIKIAVSEAIGNFGTGRELYVFKVPGTESYRPGDINNDRLVDYNDFTSYINYMGLRKGDADFEGYVSNGDINKNNLIDAYDVSVVATRLEGGVNDAKIAQLTGKLALTTAKQSYNKDEIIEVKVSGKNLKSVNALSFALPYNTADYEFVGIQSFNTKKMENLTNDRLHSNGEKVLYPTFVNTGNKETLEGSSDLFIIKLKAKQKLNFNLKPLQMILVDKNLNTLKL